Proteins co-encoded in one Streptomyces roseochromogenus subsp. oscitans DS 12.976 genomic window:
- a CDS encoding RDD family protein, with the protein MAWFIDFALVVAAAALFAILTFHRISALVTDVPSLATKGGLDLVTSRGDVIGASEHLGLSLWDRIVLDVEEAFGALVVVTFLYQWACLTLLGRTLGKGVLGLRVTPRVSRHALRRAAVTTAADVAVYALACVLLIEGKFALSVLVWAVAVVLFLVNALTVFFPGRRSLADRLSGTSVVGTFRRA; encoded by the coding sequence ATGGCCTGGTTCATAGACTTCGCGTTGGTGGTGGCGGCAGCCGCTCTGTTCGCGATCCTCACCTTCCACAGAATCAGCGCGCTGGTGACCGACGTGCCCTCGCTGGCCACGAAGGGCGGCCTCGACCTGGTCACTTCGCGCGGTGACGTCATCGGCGCCTCCGAGCATCTCGGCCTGTCCCTGTGGGACAGGATCGTGCTGGACGTGGAGGAGGCCTTCGGCGCGCTCGTCGTCGTCACGTTCCTCTACCAGTGGGCCTGTCTCACACTGCTCGGCCGCACCCTCGGCAAGGGCGTGCTCGGTCTGCGCGTCACCCCGCGGGTGTCCCGGCACGCCCTGCGCCGGGCCGCCGTCACCACCGCCGCCGACGTCGCGGTGTACGCACTGGCCTGTGTGCTGCTGATCGAGGGGAAGTTCGCACTGTCGGTGCTGGTGTGGGCCGTCGCGGTGGTGCTGTTCCTGGTCAACGCGCTGACGGTGTTCTTCCCCGGCCGCCGCTCCCTCGCCGACCGGCTGTCCGGCACCTCCGTCGTGGGTACGTTCCGGCGGGCCTAG
- a CDS encoding adenosylcobinamide-GDP ribazoletransferase, whose protein sequence is RPSARTPRCARRPRYSCPLAAAELLLRRCVRRFGGVTGDVFGALEETAATASLVVLTLGH, encoded by the coding sequence CGCGACCCTCGGCCCGTACGCCGCGCTGCGCGCGGCGGCCGCGGTACTCCTGTCCCCTGGCCGCGGCCGAACTCCTGCTCCGCCGTTGCGTGCGCCGGTTCGGCGGGGTGACGGGGGATGTCTTCGGCGCACTGGAGGAGACGGCGGCAACGGCTTCGCTCGTGGTCCTGACCCTCGGCCACTAG
- a CDS encoding adenosylcobinamide-GDP ribazoletransferase — translation MLKSSPYDGLRFAFGTLTVLPVRVHRWDRGAARGGMLTAPVAGLAVGVCAAGLGLLLLLLDAGPLLAAVASVAVPAALTRGLHLDGLADTADGLGSGKPAEDALRIMKQSDIGPFGVITLVLAVLAQVAVLAQLYGDS, via the coding sequence GTGCTCAAGTCCTCCCCTTACGACGGCCTTCGCTTCGCCTTCGGCACCCTCACCGTGCTGCCCGTCCGGGTGCACCGCTGGGACCGGGGGGCCGCACGCGGGGGGATGCTGACCGCCCCCGTGGCCGGGCTGGCCGTCGGCGTCTGCGCGGCCGGACTCGGGCTGCTCCTGCTCCTCCTGGACGCCGGCCCGCTGCTCGCCGCGGTCGCCTCCGTCGCCGTACCCGCCGCCCTGACCCGCGGGCTGCATCTCGACGGGCTCGCCGACACCGCCGACGGGCTGGGCAGCGGCAAGCCCGCGGAGGACGCACTGCGGATCATGAAGCAGTCGGACATCGGCCCGTTCGGCGTCATCACCCTGGTCCTGGCGGTGCTGGCCCAGGTCGCGGTGCTGGCACAGCTCTACGGCGACTCC
- a CDS encoding phosphatidylglycerol lysyltransferase domain-containing protein gives MGDARNAVPLQAEPGRPGEEGRRSTGASRRAAAFAVWYLRTVAFINFLSAVWVSLGQDVRRHNQDDFFTPYLLTAGFASGVFTAFLAITMRRRKRAAWILNLVLSGPFLVLFAFAMAFPELRRYAQNWISLGLTAAFVGALIVGRREFYAKGDRSNPRLAATVAVGGGLTASLLAGLLVTLTNQAPDAASSTFLERWHYGTLRLVSVAADESRFPGIDPPNWTNVTINVLSTALVLAVFYAAFRSRRAVDPLTEDDEKALRALLERHGERDSLGYFALRREKSVVWSPTGKAAVAYRVVGGVSLASGDPLGDPEAWPGAIAPWLAEARAHGWIPAVMGASEEAGTIYARHGLDALELGDEAIVEVADFTLEGRAMRTVRQAYNRVKRAGYQVRIRRHEDIAAIPADSADSSDSADSADSADSAADEMAYLVERADDWRDGATERGFSMALGRLGDPEDGRCVMLECTDAEGRLRALLSFVPWGPHGLSLDLMRRDRDSDNGLMEFMVIELLRRAGEIGITQVSLNFAMFRSVFERGARLGAGPVLRLWRSLLSFFSRWWQIESLYRANAKYRPIWEPRFLLFEKSADLLRIGLASARAEGFLEAPGLPKWLHRRHLDTHR, from the coding sequence ATGGGAGATGCCCGAAATGCCGTGCCGTTGCAAGCCGAGCCGGGGCGCCCGGGTGAGGAGGGGCGGCGGTCGACCGGGGCCTCCCGGCGAGCCGCCGCCTTCGCCGTCTGGTATCTGCGGACCGTCGCCTTCATCAACTTCCTCAGCGCGGTCTGGGTCTCGCTCGGCCAGGACGTGCGCCGGCACAACCAGGACGACTTCTTCACGCCGTATCTGCTGACGGCCGGCTTCGCCTCGGGTGTCTTCACCGCGTTCCTGGCGATCACCATGCGGCGCAGGAAGCGGGCCGCGTGGATCCTCAACCTCGTGCTCAGCGGGCCCTTCCTCGTCCTGTTCGCGTTCGCCATGGCCTTCCCGGAACTGCGCCGGTACGCGCAGAACTGGATCTCGCTGGGGCTCACGGCAGCCTTCGTCGGCGCGCTGATCGTGGGCCGGCGCGAGTTCTACGCCAAGGGCGACCGGTCCAACCCCCGGCTCGCGGCCACGGTCGCGGTCGGCGGCGGGCTCACCGCGAGCCTGCTGGCCGGACTGCTCGTGACGCTCACCAACCAGGCGCCGGACGCGGCCAGTTCGACCTTCCTGGAGCGCTGGCACTACGGCACCCTGCGGCTGGTGTCGGTGGCGGCCGACGAGTCCCGTTTCCCGGGCATCGACCCGCCGAACTGGACCAATGTCACGATCAACGTGCTCAGTACGGCCCTCGTCCTCGCCGTGTTCTACGCCGCCTTCCGCTCCCGGCGCGCCGTCGACCCGCTCACCGAGGACGACGAGAAGGCGCTGCGGGCCCTGCTGGAGCGGCATGGCGAGCGGGACTCGCTGGGCTACTTCGCGCTGCGCCGGGAGAAGAGCGTGGTGTGGTCGCCGACCGGGAAGGCGGCCGTCGCCTACCGGGTGGTCGGCGGGGTGAGCCTGGCGTCCGGGGATCCGCTCGGCGATCCGGAGGCGTGGCCGGGCGCGATCGCGCCGTGGCTGGCCGAGGCGCGGGCGCACGGGTGGATCCCGGCGGTGATGGGGGCGAGCGAGGAAGCGGGCACCATCTACGCCCGGCACGGTCTGGACGCCCTGGAGCTCGGCGACGAGGCGATCGTGGAGGTCGCCGACTTCACTTTGGAGGGCCGGGCGATGCGGACCGTCCGGCAGGCGTACAACCGGGTGAAGCGGGCCGGGTACCAGGTGCGGATCCGGCGCCACGAGGACATCGCGGCCATCCCGGCGGACTCGGCGGACTCTTCGGACTCGGCGGACTCGGCGGACTCGGCGGACTCAGCGGCGGACGAGATGGCGTATCTCGTCGAGCGGGCGGACGACTGGCGGGACGGGGCGACCGAGCGCGGGTTCAGCATGGCGCTCGGCCGGCTCGGGGACCCCGAGGACGGGCGGTGCGTGATGCTGGAGTGCACGGACGCCGAGGGCCGGCTGCGCGCCCTGCTGTCGTTCGTGCCGTGGGGGCCGCACGGGCTGTCCCTGGACCTGATGCGCCGTGACCGGGACTCCGACAACGGGCTGATGGAGTTCATGGTCATCGAACTGCTGCGGCGGGCCGGCGAGATCGGGATCACGCAGGTCTCACTCAACTTCGCGATGTTCAGGTCGGTCTTCGAACGTGGCGCGCGCCTCGGTGCCGGTCCGGTGCTGAGGCTGTGGCGGTCGCTGCTCAGCTTCTTCTCCCGCTGGTGGCAGATCGAGTCGCTGTACCGCGCCAACGCCAAGTACCGGCCCATCTGGGAGCCGCGGTTCCTGCTCTTCGAGAAGAGCGCGGACCTGCTGCGCATCGGCCTCGCCTCGGCCCGCGCCGAAGGCTTCTTGGAGGCGCCGGGACTGCCGAAGTGGCTGCACCGCAGGCACCTGGACACGCACCGATGA
- the cobT gene encoding nicotinate-nucleotide--dimethylbenzimidazole phosphoribosyltransferase, which yields MSRLNLDDFTDLIERPDGGVRRDAEARRERQIVPAGALGRLDELGEWLAAAQSAVPVRPIERPRVILFAGDHGIAELGVSARPAGGAEQLVRAVLEGASPVSVLARRQEVPVRIVDMALDCAPDVFPQDVGRHRVRRGSGRIDIEDALTLDEAEAALRAGIAVADEEADSGTDLVVLGDVSVGGTTAAAVLIAALCGTDASVVTGRGGLAIDDLAWMRKCAAIRDALRRARPVLGDQLQLLATVGGADLAAMTGFLLQCAVRKLPVILDGVVAAACALVGQRIAFRAPDWWLAGHDSGEPGQAKALDRMALEPLLEQGVKVGEGTGALLALSLVRSAAALAAELPEKPEAEQEPEEKEPEEKESE from the coding sequence ATGAGCAGGCTTAATCTGGACGACTTCACCGATCTGATCGAGCGCCCGGACGGGGGCGTGCGCCGTGACGCCGAGGCCCGGCGGGAGCGCCAGATCGTGCCGGCCGGGGCGCTGGGCCGCCTCGACGAGCTGGGCGAGTGGCTGGCCGCCGCACAGAGCGCCGTACCGGTACGGCCCATCGAGCGGCCGCGGGTGATCCTCTTCGCCGGTGACCACGGCATCGCCGAACTGGGCGTCTCGGCACGGCCCGCGGGCGGCGCGGAGCAGCTGGTGCGGGCGGTGCTGGAGGGTGCGAGCCCGGTGTCGGTGCTCGCACGGCGGCAGGAGGTGCCCGTACGGATCGTGGACATGGCCCTGGACTGCGCACCGGACGTCTTCCCGCAGGACGTCGGGCGCCACCGGGTGCGGCGCGGCAGCGGCCGTATCGACATCGAGGACGCGCTCACCCTGGACGAGGCCGAGGCGGCGCTGCGCGCGGGCATCGCGGTCGCCGACGAGGAGGCCGACTCGGGTACGGACCTGGTGGTGCTCGGGGACGTCAGCGTGGGCGGGACCACGGCCGCGGCGGTGCTGATCGCCGCGCTGTGCGGGACCGACGCGTCGGTGGTGACCGGGCGGGGCGGGCTCGCGATCGACGACCTGGCGTGGATGCGCAAGTGCGCGGCGATCCGGGACGCGCTCAGGCGGGCACGGCCGGTGCTCGGGGACCAGTTGCAGCTGCTGGCGACCGTGGGCGGAGCCGACCTCGCGGCGATGACCGGGTTCCTGCTGCAGTGCGCGGTACGGAAGCTGCCGGTGATCCTGGACGGCGTCGTGGCCGCCGCGTGCGCGCTGGTCGGGCAGCGGATCGCCTTCCGGGCGCCGGACTGGTGGCTGGCCGGGCACGACAGCGGGGAGCCGGGGCAGGCGAAGGCGCTGGACCGGATGGCCCTGGAGCCGCTGCTGGAGCAGGGGGTGAAGGTCGGCGAGGGTACGGGAGCCCTGCTGGCGCTTTCCCTGGTGCGCAGCGCTGCCGCGCTGGCTGCCGAGCTTCCCGAGAAGCCGGAAGCCGAGCAGGAGCCGGAGGAGAAGGAGCCGGAGGAGAAGGAGAGCGAGTAG
- a CDS encoding class I SAM-dependent methyltransferase: protein MPASPVTPKTLPRRGDPQRSSDPFLEPRRENCPWCGSARLRTRVRASDPLRHRPGRFVLDQCRDCAHTFQNPRLTAEGLAFYHRDFYVRHLEEFTARVLSSRAVRRRHRATAYKLSALAEAESWLDVGTGRAGFPEAAKEFFPYTSFDGLDPTARVQQAQLEERVEEAHRGYLTTPGTAAGLRGRYDVVSMFRHLEQTPDPRAELRAALTVLRPGGHLVLEVANPRCAFAALLGRWWLPHGQPRHLHLMPLPNLRAELEALGCTILITDRRAPHIPYDLSGAVALASAPHALLRFAAAPLLDVATALDHVLAPFVRRTPFSNAYRLVARKAAR, encoded by the coding sequence ATGCCGGCCTCGCCCGTCACCCCGAAGACCCTGCCCCGGAGGGGGGACCCGCAGCGGTCCTCCGACCCGTTCCTGGAGCCGCGGCGTGAGAACTGCCCCTGGTGCGGCTCCGCACGGCTGCGCACCCGGGTGCGCGCGAGCGACCCGCTGCGCCACCGGCCGGGCCGGTTCGTCCTCGACCAGTGCCGGGACTGCGCCCACACCTTCCAGAACCCCCGGCTCACCGCGGAGGGGCTCGCCTTCTACCACCGGGACTTCTATGTACGGCACTTGGAGGAGTTCACCGCCCGGGTGCTGTCCTCCCGCGCGGTCCGCCGCCGGCACCGAGCCACCGCCTACAAGCTGTCGGCGCTGGCCGAGGCGGAGAGCTGGCTGGACGTGGGCACGGGCCGCGCCGGCTTTCCCGAGGCGGCGAAGGAGTTCTTCCCGTACACGAGCTTCGACGGCCTGGACCCGACGGCCCGGGTGCAGCAGGCGCAGCTGGAGGAGCGGGTCGAGGAGGCCCACCGCGGCTACCTCACCACCCCCGGGACGGCGGCCGGGCTGCGCGGCCGCTACGACGTGGTCAGCATGTTCCGCCACCTGGAGCAGACCCCCGACCCACGTGCCGAACTCCGCGCGGCCCTGACGGTCCTGCGCCCCGGCGGCCACCTCGTCCTGGAAGTCGCCAATCCACGCTGCGCGTTCGCCGCCCTCCTCGGCAGATGGTGGCTCCCCCACGGCCAGCCCCGCCACCTCCACCTGATGCCCCTGCCCAACCTGCGCGCGGAACTGGAGGCGCTGGGCTGCACGATCCTCATCACGGACCGCCGCGCCCCGCACATCCCCTACGACCTCTCAGGCGCCGTCGCCCTGGCCTCGGCCCCCCATGCCCTGCTGAGGTTTGCCGCAGCGCCCTTGCTGGACGTGGCGACGGCCCTCGACCACGTCCTGGCGCCGTTCGTCCGCCGCACTCCTTTTTCCAACGCGTACAGACTCGTGGCGCGCAAGGCCGCCCGCTGA
- a CDS encoding bifunctional adenosylcobinamide kinase/adenosylcobinamide-phosphate guanylyltransferase: MEVTLLGTGSPAGLPRPDCPCAACATALGPDARAATAVLVDGTLLLDLTPGVAFAAARAGHSLGGVRQVLLSHPHDGPAVEVPAGLPQPGRVPDGRELALLTGHRVRAVAMDAGGTGYAVTGPDGQRLLYLPPSGAPAGLEAATAESCHLVLADVVGRPDALARLRAVGSVGPTTDVVAVHLDHDVPPGAELRRRLAAAGARAVPDGTTLAVGVYEDVPDVPRRTLVLGGARSGKSVEAERRLESFPEVLYVATGGTRGGDSEWAERVAVHRERRPGSWRTAETTDLVPLLREDGPPLLIDCLSLWLTDVMDSVGAWDDAEWAGGGEKALRERVRELAAAVRGTRRTVVAVSNEVGSGIVPATASGRRYRDELGRLNTAFGAECEQVVLVVAGQALVLRG; the protein is encoded by the coding sequence GTGGAAGTGACTCTGCTCGGTACCGGTTCCCCCGCCGGACTGCCCCGGCCCGACTGCCCCTGCGCCGCGTGCGCGACCGCGCTGGGGCCGGATGCCCGGGCGGCGACGGCCGTGCTGGTGGACGGGACGCTGTTGCTCGACCTGACGCCGGGCGTGGCGTTCGCGGCGGCGCGGGCCGGGCATTCGCTGGGCGGGGTACGGCAGGTGCTGCTGTCGCATCCGCACGACGGACCGGCGGTGGAGGTGCCGGCCGGGCTGCCGCAGCCCGGGCGGGTGCCGGACGGGCGGGAGTTGGCGCTGCTGACGGGGCATCGGGTGCGGGCCGTGGCGATGGACGCGGGCGGCACCGGGTACGCGGTGACCGGTCCGGACGGGCAGCGGCTGCTGTATCTGCCGCCGAGTGGCGCGCCGGCCGGTCTGGAGGCGGCGACGGCGGAGTCGTGCCACCTCGTCCTCGCGGACGTCGTGGGCCGCCCGGACGCGCTGGCGCGGTTGCGGGCGGTGGGTTCGGTCGGTCCGACGACGGATGTGGTCGCCGTCCACCTCGACCATGACGTGCCCCCGGGCGCGGAGTTGCGGCGCCGGCTGGCGGCGGCCGGGGCGCGGGCGGTGCCGGACGGTACGACGCTGGCGGTCGGCGTGTACGAGGACGTGCCGGACGTGCCGCGCCGGACGCTGGTGCTGGGCGGGGCGCGCTCGGGCAAGTCGGTGGAGGCCGAGCGGCGGCTGGAGTCCTTCCCTGAGGTGCTGTACGTGGCGACCGGCGGGACGCGGGGCGGGGACAGCGAGTGGGCGGAGCGGGTGGCCGTGCACCGGGAGCGGCGGCCGGGGTCGTGGCGTACGGCGGAGACGACGGATCTGGTGCCGCTGTTGCGGGAGGACGGGCCGCCGTTGCTGATCGACTGTCTGTCGCTGTGGCTGACGGATGTCATGGACTCCGTGGGGGCGTGGGACGACGCGGAGTGGGCGGGCGGTGGGGAGAAGGCGCTGCGGGAGCGGGTGCGGGAGCTGGCGGCCGCCGTGCGGGGTACTCGGCGGACCGTCGTCGCCGTGTCGAACGAGGTGGGGTCGGGGATCGTGCCGGCGACCGCGTCCGGGCGGCGGTACCGGGACGAACTGGGGCGGCTGAACACGGCGTTCGGGGCGGAGTGCGAGCAGGTGGTGCTGGTGGTCGCCGGTCAGGCGTTGGTGCTCCGGGGGTGA
- a CDS encoding S1C family serine protease, whose protein sequence is MDASRTRALGKAVSAAALVCCAVLAAGCSPTAGPAAQDTDRATTDRAAVPMAANDLQNQYQKVIRQVLPSVVQIQASRTLGSGVVYDDKGHIVTNAHVVRSEKTFKVTTANNEEPLTARLVYSYPEQDLAVIKLDKVPAGLKAATFGDSEKVEVGQIVLAMGSPLGLSSSVTQGIVSATGRTVSETAGGGTGATIANMVQTSAAINPGNSGGALVNLDGQVIGIPTLAAADPDLGGSAAPGIGFAIPASMVKTIAGQIVKEGKVVDSGRAALGITARTVVDDRYQPAGVAVVSVKNGGAADQAGLRPGDIITRLGDEPITTITSLSEALAADKPGQKTTVTYQRTGAEKSAKVTLGEQ, encoded by the coding sequence ATGGACGCTTCCCGTACCCGTGCCCTCGGCAAGGCCGTGTCCGCCGCCGCGCTGGTGTGCTGCGCCGTCCTCGCCGCCGGCTGCTCACCGACCGCCGGTCCGGCCGCACAGGACACCGACAGGGCGACGACCGACCGGGCGGCCGTACCGATGGCCGCGAACGACCTGCAGAACCAGTACCAGAAGGTCATCAGGCAGGTCCTGCCGTCGGTCGTGCAGATCCAGGCGAGCCGAACCCTGGGCTCCGGGGTGGTGTACGACGACAAGGGCCACATCGTCACCAACGCGCACGTGGTCCGGTCGGAGAAGACCTTCAAGGTGACCACGGCCAACAACGAGGAGCCGCTCACCGCGCGCCTGGTGTACTCCTACCCCGAGCAGGACCTGGCCGTGATCAAGCTGGACAAGGTGCCGGCCGGGCTGAAGGCGGCGACGTTCGGCGACTCCGAGAAAGTGGAGGTCGGCCAGATCGTGCTGGCCATGGGTTCGCCGCTCGGACTGTCGTCCAGCGTGACCCAGGGCATCGTGTCGGCGACCGGGCGGACCGTCAGCGAGACCGCGGGCGGGGGCACGGGCGCGACCATCGCGAACATGGTGCAGACCTCGGCCGCCATCAACCCCGGCAACAGCGGCGGCGCCCTGGTCAACCTGGACGGGCAGGTCATCGGCATCCCGACGCTCGCCGCCGCCGACCCCGACCTCGGGGGCAGCGCGGCGCCCGGCATCGGGTTCGCCATCCCGGCGTCGATGGTGAAGACGATCGCCGGGCAGATCGTCAAGGAGGGCAAGGTCGTCGACTCGGGGCGGGCCGCGCTCGGCATCACCGCGCGGACCGTCGTGGACGACCGCTACCAGCCCGCCGGGGTGGCGGTGGTCAGCGTCAAGAACGGCGGCGCGGCCGACCAGGCGGGCCTGAGACCGGGCGACATCATCACCAGGCTCGGGGACGAGCCGATCACCACCATCACCTCGCTGTCCGAGGCGCTGGCGGCGGACAAGCCGGGCCAGAAGACAACGGTGACGTACCAGCGCACCGGCGCCGAGAAGTCGGCGAAGGTGACGCTGGGCGAGCAGTGA
- a CDS encoding class I SAM-dependent methyltransferase: MARQLDEQIAGRFPVGQRLRVLDVGMGQGTQALRLARLGHQVTGVEQDATMIAAAREALAAQPQGIRERVRLVQGDGRDTGVHFLPGGFDVVLCHGVLMYVEEPDPLLAGLARMLAPGGLLSLLVRNGDALALRPGLSGDWAGTLAAFDTTAYCNRLGLNVRADRLAGLTATLAGIAAPLHAWYGVRVFTDTAMDDTPIPDDLETLLAAEERAGRTDPYRGVAALLHLCGVRG, encoded by the coding sequence GTGGCCCGGCAGCTCGACGAGCAGATAGCCGGGCGGTTCCCGGTCGGGCAGCGGTTGCGGGTGCTCGACGTGGGCATGGGCCAGGGCACGCAGGCGCTGCGGCTGGCCCGGCTCGGCCATCAGGTGACCGGGGTCGAGCAGGACGCGACGATGATCGCCGCCGCGCGTGAGGCGCTGGCCGCGCAGCCGCAGGGCATCCGCGAGCGGGTGCGGCTGGTGCAGGGCGACGGCCGCGACACCGGTGTGCACTTCCTGCCGGGCGGCTTCGACGTGGTGCTGTGCCACGGCGTGCTGATGTACGTGGAGGAGCCGGACCCGCTGCTGGCGGGCCTGGCCCGGATGCTGGCGCCCGGCGGGCTGCTGTCCCTCCTGGTCCGCAACGGCGACGCGCTCGCCCTGCGGCCGGGCCTGTCCGGGGACTGGGCGGGCACCCTGGCCGCCTTCGACACCACCGCCTATTGCAACCGCCTCGGCCTCAACGTCCGGGCCGACCGGCTGGCCGGCCTCACCGCCACGCTCGCCGGGATCGCCGCCCCGCTGCACGCCTGGTACGGCGTGCGGGTCTTCACGGACACGGCCATGGACGACACGCCGATCCCGGACGACCTGGAGACGCTGCTGGCCGCCGAGGAGCGGGCCGGCCGCACCGATCCCTACCGCGGGGTGGCGGCGCTGCTCCACCTGTGCGGTGTACGGGGCTGA
- a CDS encoding DUF3043 domain-containing protein codes for MFRSRAKDEKAPADKTRVALSKQPRDPQAPKGRPTPKRSEAQTQRRSVANTPTNRKEAAKRQREERRQALDRQRQALATGDERYLPARDKGPVRKFARDWVDSRFNVAEFFLPLAVVILVLSVVRVPAIQSIALLLWLVVIVLIVADAAFSGFRLKKRLKEKFPGQNTRGAVPYALMRSLQMRRLRLPKPQVKRGERP; via the coding sequence GTGTTCCGTAGCCGTGCCAAGGACGAGAAGGCTCCCGCTGACAAGACGCGGGTAGCCCTCTCCAAGCAGCCCCGTGACCCGCAGGCCCCGAAGGGCAGGCCCACGCCCAAGCGCAGTGAGGCCCAGACCCAGCGGCGCAGCGTGGCCAACACGCCGACCAACCGCAAGGAGGCCGCCAAGCGTCAGCGCGAGGAACGGCGCCAGGCCCTGGATCGGCAGCGCCAGGCGCTGGCCACCGGTGACGAGCGCTATCTGCCCGCCCGGGACAAGGGCCCGGTGCGCAAGTTCGCCCGCGACTGGGTGGACTCGCGGTTCAACGTGGCGGAGTTCTTCCTGCCGCTCGCCGTGGTGATCCTCGTGCTGAGCGTGGTGCGGGTGCCGGCGATCCAGTCGATCGCGCTGCTGCTGTGGCTGGTGGTGATCGTGCTGATCGTGGCGGACGCGGCGTTCAGCGGCTTCCGCCTGAAGAAGCGCCTCAAGGAGAAGTTCCCCGGCCAGAACACCCGCGGCGCGGTCCCGTACGCCCTGATGCGGTCGCTGCAGATGCGCCGGCTCCGGCTGCCGAAGCCGCAGGTCAAGCGCGGAGAGCGGCCCTGA
- a CDS encoding PspA/IM30 family protein — MSGVMKRMGMIFRAKANKALDRAEDPRETLDYSYQKQLELLQKVRRGVADVATSRKRLELQLNQLQQQSTKLEDQGRKALALGREDLAREALSRRAALQQQVTDLETQHATLQGEEEKLTLAAQRLQAKVDAFRTKKETIKATYTAAQAQTRIGEAFSGISEEMGDVGLAIQRAEDKTAQLQARAGAIDELLASGALDDPTGMAKDDLTAELDRISGGTDVELELQRMKAELAGGSPQQAIEGGTGQGQTQQQPQDTPRFDKQ, encoded by the coding sequence ATGAGCGGTGTCATGAAGCGTATGGGGATGATCTTCCGCGCGAAGGCGAACAAGGCCCTTGACCGGGCCGAGGACCCGCGCGAGACCCTCGATTACTCGTATCAGAAGCAGCTGGAGCTGCTCCAGAAGGTGCGCCGCGGTGTCGCCGACGTGGCGACCAGCCGCAAGCGCCTGGAACTCCAGCTCAACCAGTTGCAGCAGCAGTCCACCAAGCTGGAGGACCAGGGCCGCAAGGCGCTCGCGCTCGGCCGCGAGGACCTGGCCCGCGAGGCGCTGTCCCGGCGCGCCGCCCTCCAGCAGCAGGTCACCGACCTCGAGACGCAGCACGCCACCCTCCAGGGAGAGGAGGAGAAGCTCACCCTGGCGGCCCAGCGCCTGCAGGCCAAGGTGGACGCGTTCCGTACGAAGAAGGAGACCATCAAGGCCACCTACACCGCCGCCCAGGCCCAGACCCGGATCGGTGAGGCGTTCTCCGGTATCTCCGAGGAGATGGGTGACGTCGGCCTCGCCATCCAGCGTGCCGAGGACAAGACCGCCCAGCTCCAGGCCCGGGCCGGCGCCATCGACGAGCTGCTCGCCTCCGGCGCCCTGGACGACCCGACCGGCATGGCCAAGGACGACCTCACCGCCGAGCTGGACCGCATCTCCGGTGGTACGGATGTAGAGCTGGAGCTGCAGCGCATGAAGGCCGAGCTGGCCGGAGGCTCCCCGCAGCAGGCCATCGAGGGCGGCACCGGCCAGGGGCAGACCCAGCAGCAGCCGCAGGACACCCCGCGCTTCGACAAGCAGTAG
- the pspAA gene encoding PspA-associated protein PspAA, with the protein MIVRIMGEGQWKLADAHFAELNKLDDELLEEMEAGDEESFRRTLGALLDAVRRLGAPLPDDALEPSELILPASEASLAEVREMLSDDGLIPG; encoded by the coding sequence GTGATCGTACGGATCATGGGGGAGGGCCAGTGGAAGCTGGCCGACGCCCACTTCGCCGAGCTGAACAAGCTCGACGACGAGCTGCTGGAGGAGATGGAGGCCGGCGACGAGGAGAGCTTCCGCCGCACGCTGGGCGCCCTCCTCGACGCCGTCCGCCGCCTCGGCGCGCCCCTGCCGGACGACGCCCTGGAGCCCTCGGAACTGATCCTTCCGGCGTCGGAAGCCTCGCTGGCGGAGGTCCGCGAGATGCTCAGCGACGACGGCCTGATCCCGGGCTGA